In Paraburkholderia terrae, a genomic segment contains:
- a CDS encoding porin encodes MKRRHTLAAFGLTCAATSCAYAQGSVTLYGITDVGVEVANHVPGPNGTSGTAVRMESGSLAGSRWGLRGTEDLGGGLKAIFVLENGYSINNGTLGQGGRLFGRKAYVGLSTPYGDVTLGRQYNLLYDLMYVYDALQFNPSYSAQGYDATLVGRADNAVRYTARFSGVTVAALYSTGFDSTIPNGAQVPGHSKVGREYSFALQYANGSANVGVAYDQMQGTSIATQDATQMRVVGGATYTFGPVRAYIGTRWLNIRNTTALQGSLLYWLGASWQATSPLIFSLGGYQERIHGTGQKATSGVLLADYFLSKRTDLYAEVSYVTNSNGLNVGVRATGDVTTGGNQTGAMVGIKHTF; translated from the coding sequence GTGAAGAGACGCCACACTCTCGCCGCGTTCGGTCTGACATGCGCCGCCACCTCTTGCGCGTATGCGCAAGGTTCGGTGACGCTCTATGGCATCACCGATGTCGGCGTCGAAGTTGCCAATCACGTGCCCGGTCCGAACGGTACGTCCGGCACGGCTGTACGCATGGAATCCGGCAGCCTTGCCGGTTCGCGCTGGGGCTTGCGCGGCACAGAAGACCTCGGCGGCGGCCTGAAGGCCATCTTCGTGCTCGAGAACGGCTACTCGATCAATAACGGAACGCTCGGGCAGGGCGGTCGCCTGTTCGGACGCAAGGCATATGTCGGGCTGAGCACGCCGTACGGCGACGTGACGCTCGGCCGGCAATACAACCTGCTGTATGACCTGATGTACGTGTACGACGCGCTTCAGTTCAATCCGAGTTATTCGGCTCAAGGTTACGATGCAACGCTCGTGGGGCGTGCCGACAATGCGGTCCGGTACACGGCGCGTTTCTCCGGCGTGACTGTTGCGGCGCTGTATAGCACCGGGTTCGATTCGACGATCCCCAACGGCGCGCAGGTGCCGGGCCATTCGAAGGTCGGGCGCGAATACAGTTTCGCGCTGCAGTACGCAAACGGCTCTGCCAACGTCGGCGTTGCCTATGATCAGATGCAAGGGACTTCGATCGCCACGCAAGATGCCACGCAGATGCGCGTGGTCGGCGGTGCGACGTATACGTTCGGACCTGTGCGGGCGTATATCGGAACGCGCTGGCTCAACATCCGTAACACGACGGCGCTGCAAGGCTCGCTGCTGTACTGGCTGGGCGCCTCGTGGCAGGCCACCTCGCCGCTGATCTTTTCGCTTGGCGGGTATCAGGAGCGCATTCATGGCACGGGACAAAAGGCCACCAGCGGCGTGCTGCTGGCTGACTACTTTCTGTCCAAGCGCACGGATCTCTACGCCGAAGTATCGTACGTCACCAACTCGAACGGGCTGAACGTCGGTGTGCGCGCGACGGGCGACGTAACGACGGGCGGCAACCAGACGGGTGCCATGGTCGGCATCAAACATACCTTCTGA
- a CDS encoding MFS transporter has translation MAQHKVSMPAGRIDVRQELEEAPLGGFHIRLGVLIAMILLFDGYDLYNSAYIVHYVAGPWGLSPTRIGIMLSSGLAGFAAGSAVSGLLGDRFGRRSILLLGCWGSGVMSLAIALFAHSLASYIALRVTMGLALGLLMPLAITYINEIAPKRSSNVFTSLFFSLGWVSGSSSAGLIAAWLTPHYGWQSLYYVGGVALVFALAIQLWLPESPRFLASRGRWEEVKPLLYRLRPDRAAAYDAGQFAMGGAISHRSPLGLLLSRDYRLRTLSFWAAGALSLFSAYGLSGWLPTIMLKRGENLSSSFAYGSLFAGMAVAGGLISGFIADRVGDRRRVISASYVLGAAMVALLAWATDRTTTLIAVAGAGAFVVGSQIVLNNLVAATYPTEMRGTGVGVFLGLSRIGAMFGPAVAGVLQQWSGGPGIMFAAIGAAVLTTAMLVLTVGPSQPHVVVTNAH, from the coding sequence ATGGCCCAACACAAAGTGTCGATGCCTGCGGGGCGCATCGACGTTCGCCAGGAACTGGAGGAAGCGCCGCTTGGCGGCTTTCACATCCGGCTCGGCGTCCTGATCGCGATGATCCTGCTGTTCGACGGCTACGATCTGTACAACTCGGCGTATATCGTCCATTACGTGGCAGGTCCGTGGGGACTGTCGCCGACGCGCATCGGCATCATGCTGTCTAGCGGGCTGGCGGGTTTCGCCGCGGGGTCGGCCGTCAGCGGGCTGCTCGGCGATCGCTTCGGGCGTCGCAGCATTCTGCTGCTCGGCTGCTGGGGCTCCGGCGTGATGAGTCTGGCGATCGCGCTGTTCGCGCACAGTCTCGCGTCATACATCGCGCTGCGCGTGACGATGGGGCTGGCGCTCGGGCTGCTGATGCCGCTCGCGATCACCTACATCAACGAGATCGCGCCGAAGCGTTCGTCGAATGTGTTCACGAGCCTGTTCTTCTCGCTTGGCTGGGTGAGCGGCTCGTCGTCGGCAGGGTTGATCGCGGCATGGCTCACGCCGCATTACGGCTGGCAGAGTCTTTACTACGTCGGCGGCGTCGCGCTCGTGTTCGCGCTTGCGATTCAATTGTGGTTGCCCGAATCGCCGCGCTTTCTCGCCAGCCGTGGACGTTGGGAAGAGGTCAAGCCGTTGCTGTACCGCTTGCGTCCGGACCGCGCAGCAGCCTACGACGCGGGCCAGTTCGCCATGGGCGGCGCGATCTCGCACAGAAGTCCGCTCGGTCTGCTGCTGTCGCGCGACTACCGGCTGCGCACGTTGAGCTTCTGGGCCGCCGGCGCGTTGAGCCTGTTTTCGGCCTACGGCCTGTCGGGCTGGCTGCCCACCATTATGCTCAAGCGTGGCGAGAACCTGTCGTCGAGCTTTGCGTATGGCTCGCTGTTCGCCGGCATGGCCGTGGCGGGCGGATTGATTTCGGGGTTTATCGCTGACCGCGTGGGCGACCGCCGTCGCGTGATTTCGGCGTCGTACGTGCTCGGCGCAGCGATGGTCGCGCTGCTCGCCTGGGCGACCGACCGCACCACGACGCTGATTGCGGTCGCTGGCGCGGGCGCTTTCGTCGTCGGCTCGCAGATCGTGCTCAACAACCTGGTTGCAGCCACTTACCCAACTGAAATGCGCGGCACGGGGGTCGGCGTGTTCCTGGGGCTGTCGCGTATCGGCGCGATGTTCGGGCCGGCCGTGGCGGGTGTTTTGCAGCAGTGGTCGGGCGGACCGGGCATCATGTTCGCAGCGATCGGCGCCGCGGTGCTGACGACAGCGATGCTGGTGTTGACGGTTGGTCCATCGCAGCCGCATGTGGTTGTCACCAATGCACACTGA